GAGTCGGCACTGCGCGGTCCATCATCGCTTCACGCTAGCCGTACCCGCCCGCGTCATGCGTGGGCGTCGTGCTCGACATGACCTGCCGGCTCGAGCTGGAAGGTGGAATGCTCGACGTCGAAGTGGCGTGCGAGGCACGTCTGCAGCTGCGAGAGCAGCCCGCCCGCCTGGTCGTCCGCGAACAGCTCCGGCGAAACGACGACGTGGGCAGTGAAGACGGGGGCGCCACGCGTCAGCTGCCACACGTGGACATCGTGGACATCCACCACGCCGTCGGTCCCGAGGATGTGCGCACGGATGTCGGCGACCTTCGTTCCGGCGGGAGCCCGCTCCCCCAGAACGGCGAACACCTCGCGCAGCAGGGTGATCGCGCGAGGCACGATCAGCACGGCGATGAGCAGCGAGGCCACGGCGTCAGCCGGCATCCAGCCGGTGACCCAGATGACGACGGCGGCGACGAGGACGACCGCAGAGCCGATCAGGTCGCCCAGCACCTCGAGGTACGCCCCGCGGACGTTGATGCTCGAGCGCTGCGCGGCGCTCAGGAGGTACATCGACACCCCGTTGGCGACGAGTCCGATAAGGGCGACGACGAGCATCGGGACGCCCTGAACCTCCGCTTCGCCGGGCGCGACGAGGCGGCCGACCGCTTCGACGCCGATCCACACGCACAGTGCGATCAGGATCACCGCATTCAGAAGCGCGCCGAGGACCTCGGCACGCTGATACCCGTAGGTCTGGCGTTCGTCGGCCGGCCGTGCCGCGACCGACGCCGCGATCAGGGCGATGACGAGCCCGGAGCTGTCGGTGAGCATGTGCCCGGCGTCCGCCAAGAGGGCGAGCGACCCGGTCAGCAGAGCGCCGATCACCTGCACCACGAGCACCGTCGCCGTGATCCCCAGCGAGACGGCGAGGAGGCGACGCGGATGACCGGAGCGGATGCCGGTGGGCGCGTGGTCGTGCATGATTCGAGGCTACGGCGAGCCGAGGGCGAGGACGGCCCGATCCGCGAACTCGGGAATGAGTCCGATTCTCAGAGTCGCCGGGCTCAGAGGGCAGCGAGCAACGGTCCCAGCGACTCGAACGCCCGCGCGCGGTGCGAGGTCGCGTTCTTCTCCGCCGGCGCGAGCTCCGCGGCCGTGCGTCCATCGGCGTCGTCAGGAAGGAAGACCGGGTCGTAACCGAAGCCGCCCGAGCCGGCGGGTGCCGTCGCGAGACGGCCCGGCCACACACCCTCGACGACGTGCTCGTCGCCGCCAGGGATGACGAGGGCGATCGTCGACACGAACTGGGCGGTGCGATGCGGGTCGGCGATGTCCGCGAGCTGGTCCAGGAGCAGCTCGTAGTTCGCGACCCCGTCCTTCTTGTGTCCTGCCCAGTATGCGGAGAACACACCCGGCGAGCCGCCGAGCACGTCCACGCTGATGCCCGAATCGTCGGCCATTGCGGGGAGCCCCGTGTACCGAGCCGCGGCACGGGCTTTGATCAGCGCATTCTGAGCGAACGTCACGCCGTCCTCGACGGGCTCGGGACCGTCGTAGCCGACGACCTCGAGGTCGGGCCGGGTCGCGGCCACGATCGCGCCGAACTCCTCGACCTTGTGCGCGTTGTGGGTTGCGAGGACGATGCGGCTCTTCGTCACGCGCGGTCCTCAGCGAGCGCGGCGAGCTGCGCCGCGCGAAGGTCGCTGCATCCGTTCACGCCCAGCTCGAGCAGGGCGTCGAGTTCGCGCTTGTCGAACGGCGCACCCTCGGCGGTGCCCTGCACCTCGACGAACAGACCGCGACCGGTGACGACGACGTTCATGTCGGTTTCGGCGCGAACGTCCTCGACGTAGGCAAGGTCGAGCATGGGCTCACCGTCGATGATCCCGACGGAAACGGCGGCGACGGAGTCGTGGAGCGCCTTCGCATTCTTGCCGACGAAGCCCTTCGCCCGTCCCCACTCGATCGCGTCCGCCAGGGCGACGTACGCGCCGGTGATCGCGGCGGTGCGGGTCCCACCATCGGCCTGCAGCACATCGCAGTCGATGACGATGGTGTTCTCCCCCAGCGCCTTCATGTCGACGACGGCGCGGAGCGCCCGGCCGATGAGACGCGAGATCTCGTGCGTGCGGCCGCCGACCTTGCCCTTGATCGACTCGCGGTCGTTGCGCGAGTTCGTCGCGCGCGGCAGCATCGCGTACTCAGCGGTCACCCACCCTTTGCCCTTGCCCGTCAGCCAGCGCGGCACGCCGTTGGTGAAGGATGCCGTGCACAGCACCTTCGTGCCGCCGAACGAGATCAGGGCCGACCCTTCTGCGTGGGCGCTCCAGCCGCGTTCGATGGTCACGGGGCGCAGCTGGTCGACGGAACGGCCGTCGGCACGGGTGATCTCGGTCATGAGTTCTCCTTCGGTAGGTCGATCGCGCCGGTCTGGACGAGGCGGACGGCGCGAACGCCGCGCCCCATCAGCCGGTCGGCGAGTCGCAGGAAGTCGTCGGCGGAATCGCCGGTCGCCTCGTAGACGTGGGTGGGGGTGGTGTCGTGGCCCGCGAGCAGGTCGCGCGAGACGAGCTGACGGTAGACGTCCTTCGCCGTCTCGGTGTCGCTCGAGACGAGCGACACGTCGGGGCCCATCACGTAGCTGATGGCCCCCTCGAGGAACGGGTAGTGCGTGCAGCCGAGGACCACCGTGTCGACCCCTGCGTGGCGCAGAGGCGCGAGGTACTCCTCCGCAACGCGAAGCACATCGGACGTGTCGGTGACACCTGCCTCGACGAAGTCGACGAAGCGCGGGCACGCCTGGGCGAAGACGCTGAGACGCTCGTTCACGCCGAGCATGTCCTGGTAGACGCCCGATCCGATCGTCCCCGCCGTTCCGATCACGCCGATACGGCCATTGCGCGTCGTCGAGATCGCGGTGCGAACGGCGGGACCGATGACCTCGACGACGGGGACGTCGTACCGCTCTCTCGCATCGCGCAGGAGCGCCGCTGACGCGGTGTTGCACGCGATCACGAGCATCTTGACGCCCTGATCGACGAGCGAGTCGAGGACCTCGAGTCCGTAGCGACGAACGTCCGCTATCGGCTTCGGACCGTACGGGGAATGGGCGGTGTCGCCGATGTAGACGATCGATTCCCGCGGCAACAGCTGAGACACCGCACGGGCCACGGTGAGCCCACCGACTCCGGAGTCGAAGATCCCGATCGGTGCATCCGTCACGATCGACCAGCCTAGTCTCGCTCCGGGGTCGGTTCTCGCCTGGATAGAGTGACGGGATGGGCATGTCCACGGCGCTGCTGACCGATCGTTACGAGCTCACGATGCTGGATGCCGCCTTGCGCGATGGCACCGCGAACCGCCGTTGCGTGTTCGAACTCTTCGGACGACGTCTGCCCGGTGGGCGCCGGTTCGGTGTCGTCGCCGGAACAGGACGCCTGTTGACGGAGCTCGCGGACTTCCGATTCGACGAAGCGGAACTCGCGTTCCTCCGAGACAACGCGATCGTGAGCCCCAAGACGGTGAGTTATCTCGAGAACTACCGATTCACCGGCACGATCAGCGGGTACCGCGAGGGTGAGCTGTACTTCCCCGGTTCCCCGATCCTGACGGTCGAGGGCTCGTTCGCCGAGGCCGTCATCCTCGAGACCCTCGCCCTCAGCATCCTCAACCACGACTCTGCCGTCGCGACCGCGGCCGCCCGCATGAGCATCGCCGCCGGTGACCGTCCGCTCGCCGAGATGGGATCGCGTCGGGCCGCGGAGCGATCCGCCGTCGCCGCTGCCCGCGCCTCGTACATCGCCGGATTCTCCGCGACCAGCAATCTCGAGGCCGGTCGCACCTGGGGCATCCCGACCATGGGCACCGCCGCGCACGCCTGGACACTCCTCCACGACTCCGAGGAGGACGCCTTCCGCAGCCAGATCGAGGCCCTCGGCACGTCGACGACCCTCCTCATCGACACCTACGACATCCGCCAGGGCGTCGAGACGGCGATCCGCGTCGCCGGCACCGACCTGGGCGGCGTACGCCTGGATTCGGGCGACCTTCCCACCGTCGCAGCCTCCGTGCGGCAGCAGCTCGATGAGCTCGGCGCAACGAAGACGAAGATCACCGTGACGAGCGATCTCGACGAGTTCGCGATCGCGGCGCTCGCGGCATCCCCCGTCGACGCCTACGGCGTGGGGACCTCGGTCGTCACCGGGTCGGGGACGCCGACGGCGGGCATGGTCTACAAGCTCGTCGCCCGCCAAGGAGCGGACGGCGGCTGGGTCTCCGTCGCGAAGGCCTCAACTTCGAAGGCGTCCGTGGGCGGTCGTAAGGCGGCCTTCCGCCGTCGCTCCGACGGAGTCGCGACGGCGGAACTCATCGCCATCGCCGATGGCTTCGACGAACTCGACGCCCCGTCCGCGCACCCGGATGCGCGTCCGTTGCAGGCCGTTCTCGTCCACGACGGCGAACCGGATGCCGCCTACCTCGGCGCCGACGGCGTCGCTGCTGCCCGGGCCCACCACTTGCGGGTGCGTGAGGAGCTGCCGGTGATGGCGCTCGCGCTCAGCCGTGCCGACCCGGCGCTGGAGACGATCTACGAGGTCAGTGAGGCGTAGATCTCTTTGCAGGTCGGGCAGACGGGGAACTTCTCGGGGTCGCGACCGGGCGTCCACTTCTTGCCGCAGAGCGCGCGCACCGGTTTGCCGGAGAGGGCAGACTCGAGGATCTTGTCTTTCTTGACGTAGTGCGAGAACCGCTCATGGTCGCCCGGTTCGACGGACTCCTCGCGGATGAGCTCCTCGAGCTCACGGTCGAGTGTGGCGAGGCCGCCCTGATCAGGGCTGTCGATCGGCGTGCTCATTCCCCCGAGTGTACTGCGACCAGGGGCCGCGTGGTCGGGGTCAATGTGTTTCGGCGAACTCCATGATGCGTCCGGTCCGCCGGTCGAACAACGCCGCCCCGATGACGACACCGAGGATGAGGACCGCGGCGCCGACGCCGATACCGGCCCAGAACGATATCCACGCCGCATCCTCGCCGCCGGTGACCGACAGCCACCCCCACCAGAGCGCGGGCGCCGACAACAGCACCGCACCGAACAGCACGACGGCCTGGGTCATCGACCCGCCCGTGCGCTGCGGCTGCTCGAAGGGGCCCTCACCGGGCTGTGAGACGGCGTAAGGCGCCGCGATCGAGGAGATCGAACTCAGCCCGAGTCCGCTGGCGAACAGCGAGACGCACACGCCCACCAGAGCGGGCAGCACCAGCCATCGGCCGTGCAGCCAGATCGATCCCGTGATCGCCAGAGCCAGCAGGGGGATTCCGATCAGCACGACAGGGACGAGCCGCCCGAGCCGGTCCGCGACTCCTCGGACGCCGGCGGAGATGTGGAGCCAGACACCGGTCGAGTCGTAGGCGAGGTCGTTGTGGACGAGCCACCCGAGGAAAAGGGCGAGAATCGGCGGCGGGATCAGGGCGACCGTCTGCAACGGCACACCCACCACGAGGAGCGGCGTCACGATCAGGACGGAGGCGATGGGGACGACGATCACATTCGCGAGGTGGCGGGGATCGGAGAACCAGTACACGATGCTGCGGGCAGCGATCGCTCCGCCGGGCACGCCGGGCATGACGGCGAACCACCCGAGGCCTCGCCGCTCCCGAATCGGGACCGACCGCTCGGTCGAGGTCATCATGAGCTGAACGAGGCGCCACCACAGAACTGCCAACACGACGAGCGTTCCCACGGCCACCAGCAGCGAGACGACGAGGCCTCCGCCGCTGCGCACGGCGATCGAGGATGCCGCGCCCACAGGGGTGACCGCGAGCACTCGCGCCGCCTCGGTGAGCTGAGAGGGAAGGCCGCCGGACCACTCCAGGGAGAAGGCGAAGGCCGCTACGGGAATGACGACGACACCGGCGGCAGTGACCATGAGGCCGGTCAGCTGCGGCGATCTTCTGTCTCGGAGAACCAGTGCCGACATCGCCATCGCGCACCGCGCGGCGAGCACGGACGTGACGACGAGCAGAGCAGCTCCCAGGATCGCGAGCCCGAGCGGCGCGCCGTGGCCGGTCCACGCGACGGCCAGGGTGGCGGCGATCGCGATGATCACGAGGCCCGGAAGCCCCAGGGGCGACGCTGCCGCAACCGTCCACGCGACCGCGCGGGGTTCCGCTCCTGTGACCGCGAACCGACGCGGATCGAGCGGGTCGTCCGCGCCCGTGAACAGCGGCACCAGAAAGAACCCGGCGACCAGCAGTGAGCCGCCGACGACGGTCAGCGTCGCCGCATCCGCGTCGGGCACCCGGTCGAGTCGAACCAGGGCGACGCAGACCGCGGCGACCGCGAGCGCGAGGACCGCGAACGCGGCGAGGCGTCGCACGAGGACCATGGGACGGGCATTCAGCGCGCCGACCAGGAGCGCGAGCCTCAGTCGGAGTACGTGTGCAACCACTCCAGGCCTTCCACATCGCTGAGGCCGCCAGTGAGCTGGACGAATCGTTCCGCCAAGGTGTGATCGCCGCGCACGTCGTCGACCGCGCCCTGGGCGAGGACCTGTCCCGCGACGATGACGGCGACGCCTTCGCAGACGCGCTCCACCAGCTCCATGCCATGGCTCGACAGGACGACCGTTCCTCCGCGAGCGACGTACGCCGAGAGGATGTCGAGGATCACCTCGCTCGAGACAGGATCGACGGCTTCGAACGGCTCGTCGAGGACGAGCAACCGGGGCGCGTGGATCATCGCGCCCGCGAGCATGATCTTCTTCGTCATGCCTGCGGAGTAGTCCGACACGGGGCGCGCGAGCGCTGCGGTCAGATCGAACGCGCGAGCGAGGTCCTCGGTGCGCTCGGCCACGACGGCAGCGCGAAGACCTCGGAGGACACCGTAGTAGTGCAAAAGCTGTCGTCCGGTGAGACGGTCGAAGGTGCGGAGCCGGTCAGGGAGCACCCCCATCAGGGCCTTGGCTGCGCGCGGATCGCGGCGCAGGTCGACGCCACCGACCTCGATCGTCCCCGCATCGGGTCGGAGGAGTCCGGCGATCATCGACAGCGTCGTCGTCTTGCCCGCGCCGTTGGGTCCGACGATGCCGAAGAACGTTCCCGTGGGGATCTCCAGATTCACCGCATCGACGGCGCGCGTGCGTGCAAAGGACTTCGAGACATTCGACATCCGCAGGGCGGGCGTCGAAGCCGCACTCGCCGCCTCGGAATCGGCGACGGGGAGGACGGCGGTCGCCGGCGCGTCAACGCTGCCTGCCGCGACAGCCGACTGACGATCGTCCGCAGCCTCAAGCGACGAGTCTTTCGACAGCACCTCAGTGGGAGAGTCGGATCTGACCGCAACGTCGGGCTCCTGCTGCGCGCCTGACTCCGTCTCGTCCTGTCCTGCAGCCTCGATACCGGCGTCCCCCGCTGTCTCGAAATCAATTCCAGGAGCGACATCGGAATCGCCGTCGGACTCAAGCTCGGTTTCCGCCTCAGTCAGCGGTGCGGCCTCGTCTTCAGCCTCGAGAGACGGCTGCGTTTCGGTCTCAGCCTCAGCGTCAGTCACCGAGGGAGGCTCCGGCGCCAACAGAATCTCCTGCTCAGGCTCCGGCTCCGGCTCAGGCTCAGGCTCAGGCTCAGGCTCAGGCTCAGGCTCAGGCTCAGGCTCAGGCTCAGGCTCGTCGGGTTCTGCGAGGAGCGGGGGCTCCTCTTCAGCGTGGAGTCCCTCGCCGTCGAATCGCGCAGCCGCCACGGATGCCGGCACGTCGGGCTTCGGCGGTAGTTCCGGAGTAGCCGGCTGATCTTCCTCGGCAGGTCGCGCCGCGAGCTCGGCTGCGGCGACGTCGGCGGGCAAAGGAGGAGGAGGCGGGACGGCAGCCTCAGCGCCGGACACGGGAGCCTTTGCGCGGGGCGGTCGTGTCTTCGGAGGCGTCACCTGTCAAACCTACCAAGCCCAGATCCCGTCCTCCTGGGTGGTCGTAACCGACGGGAGTTATCACGAATCGACAACGGCAGACCTGGATACGGTGTCTTGTCAGGTCCCCCGGCTAGCATTTACCTGGCACGAAGATGTGTCTTTCCGATGAACGGACATTGACCACATCGTCAGGAGCACCACGTGACCAAGATTGTCATCCTCGCAGCCGGTATGGGCTCGCGCCTTGGCCGCAGTCTGCCCAAACCGCTGACCACGCTGAACGATGGCCGCAGCATCATGGGCCAGCAGCACGACAACATCCACGCTGCTTTCGGGCCGAGCGCCCGCATCACCACCGTTGTCGGCTACCGCGCCGAGACCATCGTCGAGGCGTTCCCCGACGTCGACTACGTCTACAACGACCGGTACGACCAGACGAACACGTCCAAGAGCCTGCTGCGCGCCCTGAAGGCGACCGGCAAATCGGGCGTGCTGTGGATGAACGGCGACGTCGTCTTCGATCCCCGCGTGCTCGGGCGTGCCCTCGCCCTCATCGAGGCCGACCAGTCCTTCGTCACGGTGAACACGTCGAAGGTGAGTGACGAAGAGGTGAAGTACACCGTCGATGGCGACGGCAACATCGCTGAACTGTCCAAGACTGTCGTCGGCGGGCTCGGCGAGGCGGTGGGCATCAACTACATCTCGCGCGCCGACAAGCCTGCGCTCATCGCTCAGCTCGGTCACGTCGACAACCAGGACTACTTCGAGCGCGGCCTCGAACTCGCGGTCGCCGAGAACGGTGTGAAACTCCGCCCGCTCGACATCTCCGACCTGTACGCCGTCGAAGTGGACTTCGCGGAAGACCTCGACCGGGCGAACCTCTACGTCTGAGTCGAGAGGGGATGCGGTGGGGCGCCCCGCGAAGTCCCCCCGGAGCGACGTTCCCCGCATCCACTCCTTGCCTGACGACGCGGCATGGGTCGGCGGTCTTCCACCCGTGGGCTCTCCGGAACACCCCTGGCTCATCCGCACACTCGACCGTGTCCTCGCGGTGCAGCGCCCCGCGGTTCTGGCTCACCTTCGGGCGATCCGGTCGCGGCATCCTGACGCGACCCCCGCGGACATCAGCCGCATCCTCGAGCGCCGCTACCTCGCCGCCGTGACGACGGGCGGTGCCGCGGTCGGCGCGACAGCGGTGGTCCCCGGTGTCGGCACCGCGGTCACCCTCGCGCTGAGCGGCGCGGAGACGGTGGGCTTCCTCGAGGCGACGGCACTGTTCGCGCAGTCTTTGGCGGAACTGCACGGCATTCGGGTCAACGACCCCGACAGAGCCCGCGCGCTCGTGCTTACCCTGATGGTCGGCAAGGAAGGCGTCGACTTGGTCAGCCAGTTCGCCGGCCAGGTGCGCGGGGTCGGACCCGCGCGAGACGTGTACTGGGGCGAGCTCGTCACGACATCACTGCCGCGCGCGATGGTGGGCCCCCTCATCGACCGGCTGAAGGGCGCTCTCCTGCGCCGGTTCGCAGCGCAGGGCGGCGCATCGCTGATCGGCCGAGTGCTTCCCTTCGGAATCGGGGCGGTCGTCGGTGGCAGCGGCAATCACATTCTGGGTCGACGCATCGTCGTCGGGGCTCGGCGAGCTTTCGGTCCTCCTCCGCTCGGGTTTCCCCCCGAGCTGGACGCCGCCGTGCGGGCAACCCGGCCGGTCGAGTCCTCCCGCCGACCGCGTCTGCGCGGTCGGCATCGCCGGGACTCAGGCGGACCTGAGCTCGATAGTGCCAGGTAGCGTGACCACGTGCTCCCCCTTCTCGTCACTCTCCTGATCCTCAACGCCGTCTTCAACGTTCTCGTGTGGCCGACCTTCTTCCGCCGCGTCTCGCGTGACGCCCGCGCGCACGACGAGCAGGGCCGCCCGACGAGGTTCCTCATCGTCCACGCGGTGTTGATCGCCATGGCGCTCGCCCTCGCCGCGGCATCCCTCATCGCCGGAATCCTCGCGGCAACCGGCGTCGGAAGCTGACCCCCCGTCGTCCTGCACATGCCAGGGTCGGCGCGCAAGTGGTGGGTCCACCGGACGAACACTGACTAGCGTTGTCGAGTGGTCACGACTCCCCCGAAGCAGCCGCCCGGCCGTATCCAAAGCCTGGACGGCCTGCGCGGAGTAGCCGCACTCGTCGTCCTGCTGCACCACTGGCTGCTGATCGCTGAGCCGCTTCTGGAAGGAACGGTGAGCTGGGCGGTGATCTCCGAGTCACCGGTCAAACTCCTCACCGCCGGTAACGAAGCGGTCCTCGTCTTCTTCGTCCTGTCGGGACTCGTCGTCGTCCTCCCGGTCTTCCGCGAGAACTTCTCCTGGATGGGGTTCCTCTCGGCCCGCATCGTCCGCCTCTACGGCCCGGTGATCGCCTCCCTGGCGCTGAGCGCCCTGTTGATCTTCCTCGTCCCGCGCGATCGGTCGACGATGCCGGCCGGCTCATGGATGGCGGAGACCCACGCGGAGAGCGTGTCCGTGGGATCCTTCTTCGCTCAGGCGTCGCTCGTGCCGCGACAGTACCCCCTCAACAACCCGCTCTGGTCACTGCACTGGGAGCTCCTCTACTCCATCGTGCTGCCGCTCGCGACGGCTCTCGCTCTCCTCGTCCGGCGTCACGCGCTGATCGCTGTGATCGTCTGCTGCGCGCTGAGCGTCGCGGGCCGTATTTTCGAGCAGAGCGAGCTGCTCTACTTCCCCGTCTTCATCATCGGAACGATCATGGCGGCGCGCATGCCCGACCTCCTGGCCTGGGTGGAGCGCCCGCGCGCACGCTGGTTCATGCCGCTGTTCACGCTGCTGAGCGTCGGGATGCTGATCGCCAGCTGGCTCGCACGACCGATCGTCCCTAGTGGTACCGACCTCAGCACGGTGCTCTGGGCGTTCGCGGCGCCCGGCGCTGCGGGCATCGTGCTCGTCGCCCTCGCCTGGGGACCCGCGATCCGGCTGTTCGAAACCCGACCCATCCAATGGCTCGGAAAGATCTCCTTCAGCCTCTACCTCGTCCACGTGCCCGTGCTGGCGACACTGGCGTTCGCCTTCGGCTCCGAAGCGTGGGCACTCGTCGGGGTGCTCGGCATCCCGATCAGCCTCCTCGTGGCCTGGGGGTTCTATGAGGGAGTCGAAGCTAGAATGCACACAGCGGCGCGACGCGTCCACCGAGCTGTTGCGGCGCGAGCGCGTCGCCGGGCCGGGGAAGTCGCGCCCTGATCTGCCGCCGACGAGAGCACAGCACATACATGCGTTCGCCCCTTCCGCCCGCCGTCACCCGAGCCGTTCGCTGGGCTCTCACCCGCGCGAAGCGCATCCCCACGTCGGAGCAGATCGCCTGGTCCCGTTC
This DNA window, taken from Microbacterium sp. MM2322, encodes the following:
- the murI gene encoding glutamate racemase, encoding MTDAPIGIFDSGVGGLTVARAVSQLLPRESIVYIGDTAHSPYGPKPIADVRRYGLEVLDSLVDQGVKMLVIACNTASAALLRDARERYDVPVVEVIGPAVRTAISTTRNGRIGVIGTAGTIGSGVYQDMLGVNERLSVFAQACPRFVDFVEAGVTDTSDVLRVAEEYLAPLRHAGVDTVVLGCTHYPFLEGAISYVMGPDVSLVSSDTETAKDVYRQLVSRDLLAGHDTTPTHVYEATGDSADDFLRLADRLMGRGVRAVRLVQTGAIDLPKENS
- a CDS encoding DUF3039 domain-containing protein; protein product: MSTPIDSPDQGGLATLDRELEELIREESVEPGDHERFSHYVKKDKILESALSGKPVRALCGKKWTPGRDPEKFPVCPTCKEIYASLTS
- a CDS encoding nicotinate phosphoribosyltransferase, with the protein product MGMSTALLTDRYELTMLDAALRDGTANRRCVFELFGRRLPGGRRFGVVAGTGRLLTELADFRFDEAELAFLRDNAIVSPKTVSYLENYRFTGTISGYREGELYFPGSPILTVEGSFAEAVILETLALSILNHDSAVATAAARMSIAAGDRPLAEMGSRRAAERSAVAAARASYIAGFSATSNLEAGRTWGIPTMGTAAHAWTLLHDSEEDAFRSQIEALGTSTTLLIDTYDIRQGVETAIRVAGTDLGGVRLDSGDLPTVAASVRQQLDELGATKTKITVTSDLDEFAIAALAASPVDAYGVGTSVVTGSGTPTAGMVYKLVARQGADGGWVSVAKASTSKASVGGRKAAFRRRSDGVATAELIAIADGFDELDAPSAHPDARPLQAVLVHDGEPDAAYLGADGVAAARAHHLRVREELPVMALALSRADPALETIYEVSEA
- the rdgB gene encoding RdgB/HAM1 family non-canonical purine NTP pyrophosphatase, which codes for MTKSRIVLATHNAHKVEEFGAIVAATRPDLEVVGYDGPEPVEDGVTFAQNALIKARAAARYTGLPAMADDSGISVDVLGGSPGVFSAYWAGHKKDGVANYELLLDQLADIADPHRTAQFVSTIALVIPGGDEHVVEGVWPGRLATAPAGSGGFGYDPVFLPDDADGRTAAELAPAEKNATSHRARAFESLGPLLAAL
- a CDS encoding acyltransferase, coding for MVTTPPKQPPGRIQSLDGLRGVAALVVLLHHWLLIAEPLLEGTVSWAVISESPVKLLTAGNEAVLVFFVLSGLVVVLPVFRENFSWMGFLSARIVRLYGPVIASLALSALLIFLVPRDRSTMPAGSWMAETHAESVSVGSFFAQASLVPRQYPLNNPLWSLHWELLYSIVLPLATALALLVRRHALIAVIVCCALSVAGRIFEQSELLYFPVFIIGTIMAARMPDLLAWVERPRARWFMPLFTLLSVGMLIASWLARPIVPSGTDLSTVLWAFAAPGAAGIVLVALAWGPAIRLFETRPIQWLGKISFSLYLVHVPVLATLAFAFGSEAWALVGVLGIPISLLVAWGFYEGVEARMHTAARRVHRAVAARARRRAGEVAP
- a CDS encoding SCO4848 family membrane protein is translated as MLPLLVTLLILNAVFNVLVWPTFFRRVSRDARAHDEQGRPTRFLIVHAVLIAMALALAAASLIAGILAATGVGS
- a CDS encoding ABC transporter ATP-binding protein; translation: MTDAEAETETQPSLEAEDEAAPLTEAETELESDGDSDVAPGIDFETAGDAGIEAAGQDETESGAQQEPDVAVRSDSPTEVLSKDSSLEAADDRQSAVAAGSVDAPATAVLPVADSEAASAASTPALRMSNVSKSFARTRAVDAVNLEIPTGTFFGIVGPNGAGKTTTLSMIAGLLRPDAGTIEVGGVDLRRDPRAAKALMGVLPDRLRTFDRLTGRQLLHYYGVLRGLRAAVVAERTEDLARAFDLTAALARPVSDYSAGMTKKIMLAGAMIHAPRLLVLDEPFEAVDPVSSEVILDILSAYVARGGTVVLSSHGMELVERVCEGVAVIVAGQVLAQGAVDDVRGDHTLAERFVQLTGGLSDVEGLEWLHTYSD
- a CDS encoding phosphocholine cytidylyltransferase family protein, with protein sequence MTKIVILAAGMGSRLGRSLPKPLTTLNDGRSIMGQQHDNIHAAFGPSARITTVVGYRAETIVEAFPDVDYVYNDRYDQTNTSKSLLRALKATGKSGVLWMNGDVVFDPRVLGRALALIEADQSFVTVNTSKVSDEEVKYTVDGDGNIAELSKTVVGGLGEAVGINYISRADKPALIAQLGHVDNQDYFERGLELAVAENGVKLRPLDISDLYAVEVDFAEDLDRANLYV
- the rph gene encoding ribonuclease PH, with product MTEITRADGRSVDQLRPVTIERGWSAHAEGSALISFGGTKVLCTASFTNGVPRWLTGKGKGWVTAEYAMLPRATNSRNDRESIKGKVGGRTHEISRLIGRALRAVVDMKALGENTIVIDCDVLQADGGTRTAAITGAYVALADAIEWGRAKGFVGKNAKALHDSVAAVSVGIIDGEPMLDLAYVEDVRAETDMNVVVTGRGLFVEVQGTAEGAPFDKRELDALLELGVNGCSDLRAAQLAALAEDRA
- a CDS encoding cation diffusion facilitator family transporter — translated: MHDHAPTGIRSGHPRRLLAVSLGITATVLVVQVIGALLTGSLALLADAGHMLTDSSGLVIALIAASVAARPADERQTYGYQRAEVLGALLNAVILIALCVWIGVEAVGRLVAPGEAEVQGVPMLVVALIGLVANGVSMYLLSAAQRSSINVRGAYLEVLGDLIGSAVVLVAAVVIWVTGWMPADAVASLLIAVLIVPRAITLLREVFAVLGERAPAGTKVADIRAHILGTDGVVDVHDVHVWQLTRGAPVFTAHVVVSPELFADDQAGGLLSQLQTCLARHFDVEHSTFQLEPAGHVEHDAHA